One window of the Anaerolineae bacterium genome contains the following:
- a CDS encoding 4Fe-4S binding protein, whose translation MSRLRFPRLIRPSTRAFWEEGRRTSGYSLFDFLHGYVYGRWPYLYIGIATGEHWIARRLAPLVRRVGDLLTRQAQRHAAPAGSPGFAHTYHGKVVPPAAARQLIMVQQEVNLPALEHIIPYAMARDIVLKNPDHIAVLDCPCRVSRPNPCLPLDVCLIVGEPFASFVVEHHPRRARFISRQEAEDILEAEHARGHVHHAFFKDAMLGRFYAICNCCSCCCGAMQAARAGVPMLASSGYVARQRAEEECAGCGECAAVCPFQAIEMRDGRAWVMEERCMGCGVCVGRCPSHILRLEREPAKGEPLEILSLLSDGR comes from the coding sequence ATGTCCCGGCTCCGGTTTCCCCGGCTGATCCGCCCTTCGACGCGCGCCTTCTGGGAGGAAGGCCGGCGTACTTCTGGCTATTCCCTCTTCGATTTTCTCCATGGGTACGTGTACGGGCGCTGGCCCTATTTGTACATCGGCATCGCCACCGGCGAGCACTGGATCGCCCGCCGGCTCGCGCCGCTGGTGCGCCGGGTGGGGGACCTGCTCACGCGCCAGGCACAGCGACACGCGGCGCCGGCAGGCTCGCCGGGATTTGCGCACACCTATCACGGCAAGGTCGTGCCGCCGGCGGCAGCGCGCCAGCTCATCATGGTCCAGCAGGAGGTGAATCTGCCGGCGTTGGAGCATATCATCCCCTATGCCATGGCGCGCGATATCGTGCTCAAGAACCCGGATCACATTGCGGTGCTGGACTGCCCCTGCCGTGTCTCTCGCCCTAATCCGTGCCTGCCGCTGGATGTATGTCTCATCGTCGGGGAGCCTTTTGCCAGCTTCGTCGTGGAACATCATCCGCGCCGCGCCCGTTTCATCAGCCGGCAGGAGGCCGAGGACATCCTGGAGGCGGAGCATGCGCGCGGCCATGTGCATCACGCCTTTTTCAAAGATGCCATGCTGGGACGCTTCTATGCCATCTGCAACTGCTGTTCCTGCTGTTGCGGCGCCATGCAGGCGGCGCGCGCCGGCGTGCCCATGCTGGCGTCCTCGGGATACGTCGCTCGACAGCGGGCGGAAGAGGAGTGCGCCGGCTGCGGCGAATGCGCGGCGGTATGTCCCTTCCAGGCCATCGAGATGCGGGACGGCAGAGCGTGGGTGATGGAAGAGCGCTGTATGGGATGCGGGGTATGTGTGGGCCGCTGTCCGTCGCATATCCTGCGGCTGGAGCGGGAGCCGGCGAAGGGCGAGCCGCTGGAAATCCTGTCCCTGCTGTCAGATGGAAGATGA
- the trxB gene encoding thioredoxin-disulfide reductase: protein MELEFSLRPTAEESAPEEGVPEVENVVILGGGIAGFTAAMYAGRSGLNPLVIVGNALGGQAAMTEMMENYPGFPDGIGGVDLAELVQKQAVKFGARLEHDLAIEADFSVRPFVVKTYGRTIKARTVIIATGATPRRLFVPGEDKFIGRGISFCATCDGYFYRDKTVAVIGGGNSALDEGLYLARLAKQVYVIHRRDQLRAEKILQERAFRNPKMSFIWNTVVEEVLGEDHVTGLKLRNVKTGEVSILPVDGVFEYIGMQPNTEIFRGQIELDANGYIITDKRQHTNIEGVFAAGDVQSPDFQQAVIAAGTGAAAAIEAERYLAKLEE, encoded by the coding sequence ATGGAACTGGAATTCAGCCTGCGGCCGACGGCGGAGGAAAGCGCCCCGGAGGAAGGGGTTCCCGAGGTCGAGAATGTGGTGATACTGGGGGGCGGCATCGCCGGCTTCACGGCGGCGATGTATGCCGGCCGCTCCGGACTGAACCCCCTGGTCATCGTGGGCAATGCACTGGGTGGGCAGGCCGCCATGACCGAGATGATGGAAAACTACCCGGGCTTCCCCGACGGTATCGGTGGGGTGGACCTGGCGGAGTTGGTGCAGAAGCAGGCGGTGAAATTCGGCGCCCGATTGGAGCATGACCTCGCCATTGAGGCGGATTTCTCGGTGCGGCCGTTCGTTGTGAAGACTTATGGCCGGACCATCAAGGCACGGACGGTCATCATCGCCACGGGGGCGACGCCCCGCCGGCTGTTCGTCCCCGGTGAGGACAAATTCATCGGCCGGGGCATTTCCTTCTGCGCCACATGCGACGGCTATTTCTATCGCGACAAAACGGTGGCGGTCATCGGCGGCGGCAACAGCGCCCTGGACGAGGGCTTGTATCTGGCCCGCCTGGCCAAACAGGTATATGTCATCCACCGCCGCGATCAACTGCGCGCCGAGAAGATCCTGCAGGAGCGCGCCTTCCGCAATCCGAAGATGTCCTTCATATGGAACACCGTGGTCGAAGAGGTGCTGGGTGAGGACCACGTGACTGGTCTGAAACTGCGCAACGTGAAGACCGGCGAGGTTTCTATCCTGCCGGTGGACGGGGTGTTCGAATATATCGGCATGCAACCGAACACGGAGATCTTCCGCGGCCAGATCGAGCTGGATGCCAACGGCTACATCATCACGGACAAGCGTCAGCACACCAATATCGAGGGGGTGTTCGCCGCCGGCGATGTCCAGAGCCCCGACTTCCAGCAGGCAGTGATCGCCGCCGGCACCGGCGCCGCCGCCGCCATCGAGGCGGAGCGCTATCTCGCCAAACTCGAAGAATAG